A stretch of the Porifericola rhodea genome encodes the following:
- a CDS encoding RraA family protein, giving the protein MQLYTQKWEGERFADGRPKVSDDLLHRMNKVTHEEAWAVMKNEGYRHQYEEGWLCIHPDSVLVGRAYTAMFMPGRPDVYEAVLKQGHAAGHIKGQNSWPVDALQPGDVYVADQFGAHADGPTIGDNLANAIYTNSGNGIVYNGAIRDIEGLKELPHFTSFVRSYHPSHHNPSHDHNTSLIGMNVPINLGRVMVVPGDVILGKEGGVSVIPAHLVEQVVKTSEIVRLRDMFGHERLREKKYTAGQIDTRWSDDIEKDFSQWLEAYIDQLPVSREQIQEILKNRTW; this is encoded by the coding sequence ATGCAGCTGTATACTCAAAAGTGGGAAGGAGAGCGCTTTGCTGATGGCAGACCTAAAGTTTCTGACGATTTACTTCATCGTATGAATAAAGTAACTCATGAAGAAGCCTGGGCTGTCATGAAAAACGAAGGCTATCGTCATCAATATGAAGAAGGCTGGCTTTGCATACATCCTGATAGTGTGCTGGTAGGCCGGGCTTATACCGCTATGTTTATGCCGGGCAGGCCAGATGTGTATGAAGCTGTGCTGAAACAGGGACATGCAGCAGGACATATCAAAGGGCAAAACTCATGGCCTGTGGATGCCCTGCAGCCTGGTGACGTATATGTGGCAGATCAGTTCGGTGCGCATGCAGATGGTCCTACCATAGGAGATAATCTGGCTAATGCGATCTACACCAATTCAGGAAATGGGATTGTTTACAATGGTGCCATACGGGATATAGAAGGACTAAAAGAATTGCCGCACTTTACGTCATTTGTCAGAAGTTATCATCCTTCGCATCATAATCCTTCTCATGACCATAACACCAGCCTGATAGGCATGAATGTGCCTATTAACCTAGGCAGGGTGATGGTAGTGCCCGGAGACGTAATTTTAGGTAAGGAAGGGGGCGTAAGCGTAATACCGGCACACCTGGTAGAGCAGGTTGTAAAGACCTCTGAAATCGTACGTTTGCGGGATATGTTTGGCCACGAAAGGCTAAGGGAGAAGAAGTACACTGCCGGGCAGATTGATACTCGCTGGTCTGACGATATAGAAAAGGATTTTTCTCAGTGGCTGGAAGCATACATAGATCAACTTCCGGTATCACGAGAACAGATACAGGAAATTTTGAAAAACAGAACATGGTGA
- a CDS encoding SusD/RagB family nutrient-binding outer membrane lipoprotein: MKITYKYLIVLLIFFSACDNGFDELNTNETDATNIDPIFQLNDAIINTSFPGSVLVYDMGIVQQIITPNSGVITGANFNQDNRNSTEAMWVNYYREVILNTRDIIRRVEGEPERNNLYQMTRILQAYAFMLLTDSYGDVPYFEAGKAFSDQVFLPTYDTQQEIYPEIIDELSAATAALDANGKVEGADILYGGDVEKWKKFGSALLLRAGMRLSKVDPSRAAEVVQAAVQSGVITDNDDNAYIRHDANYVNGVGRTLNATEANNYYLAAPFVDYLKNNNDPRLRSIAVTYVGAASGPEQVPGPDGNGSNDPEIQIGMPMGNNDETAKQVAAELGLASFYEFAQADRSRVVKQTAPMFLVTASQSQLLMAEAAERGWISGDAASYFEQGIRAHMEQMATYDEDSAIPGEEIDTYVAANPLQGANALEQINTQYWVSSFLNGPEAFANFRRSGYPELDPNPFPNQDISGDFIRRLTYPSSELAVNTAKIQEAISRQGADNLETRVWWDVD; encoded by the coding sequence ATGAAAATCACCTATAAATATTTAATTGTTCTTCTGATATTTTTTAGTGCCTGCGATAATGGTTTTGATGAGCTAAACACCAACGAAACCGATGCCACGAATATTGATCCGATATTTCAACTCAATGATGCGATTATTAATACCTCTTTCCCCGGCTCTGTCTTGGTGTACGATATGGGAATTGTGCAGCAGATAATTACCCCCAATTCGGGAGTCATTACCGGGGCCAACTTTAACCAGGATAATCGTAACTCTACTGAAGCCATGTGGGTCAACTATTATCGGGAAGTGATACTGAACACCCGCGATATTATCCGCAGGGTAGAAGGAGAGCCTGAAAGGAATAACCTCTATCAGATGACACGTATCCTACAGGCCTATGCCTTTATGCTCTTAACTGATAGCTATGGAGATGTTCCATATTTTGAAGCAGGAAAGGCTTTTTCAGATCAGGTTTTTTTGCCAACGTATGATACCCAGCAGGAAATTTATCCGGAAATTATAGATGAGCTTAGTGCTGCTACCGCTGCCCTGGATGCAAACGGAAAAGTAGAAGGTGCTGATATACTATACGGAGGCGATGTAGAGAAATGGAAAAAGTTTGGTAGTGCGCTATTGTTGAGAGCCGGAATGAGGCTAAGTAAAGTAGACCCCAGCAGGGCTGCCGAGGTAGTACAGGCTGCGGTGCAGTCAGGAGTTATTACAGATAATGACGATAATGCGTACATCAGGCATGACGCAAATTATGTCAATGGCGTAGGTAGAACTTTAAACGCTACGGAGGCTAACAATTATTATCTGGCAGCGCCCTTTGTAGATTACCTTAAAAATAATAATGACCCCCGTCTACGGTCAATAGCAGTTACGTATGTAGGCGCTGCCTCGGGGCCGGAGCAGGTGCCGGGGCCAGATGGTAATGGTTCAAACGATCCTGAAATTCAGATTGGTATGCCCATGGGTAATAATGACGAAACTGCTAAACAGGTGGCTGCTGAGTTAGGGCTGGCTAGCTTTTATGAGTTTGCCCAGGCAGATCGTTCCAGAGTTGTTAAGCAGACTGCGCCTATGTTTCTGGTGACAGCTAGTCAGAGTCAGCTGCTTATGGCTGAGGCGGCCGAGCGTGGATGGATTTCAGGGGATGCGGCCAGCTATTTTGAGCAGGGCATAAGAGCTCATATGGAGCAGATGGCTACCTATGATGAGGATTCAGCTATCCCTGGTGAAGAGATAGACACTTATGTGGCAGCAAACCCATTGCAGGGAGCCAACGCTTTGGAACAGATCAACACTCAGTATTGGGTAAGCTCTTTTTTAAACGGGCCGGAAGCCTTTGCCAACTTCAGAAGAAGCGGCTACCCTGAGCTGGATCCTAATCCGTTTCCCAATCAGGACATCAGTGGAGACTTCATCAGAAGGCTGACATATCCTTCTTCTGAGCTGGCAGTCAATACGGCTAAAATTCAGGAGGCAATCAGTCGGCAGGGAGCTGACAATCTGGAAACCAGAGTCTGGTGGGATGTAGACTAA
- a CDS encoding SusC/RagA family TonB-linked outer membrane protein, producing MKTTFYNTKLCWWLALLLLFPAGGSIAQALASHQPVSHNRQAEDSSKQLEQLIELLQQKYDASFLYEKKNVKGKTVNVLLNFNDELEVNLKKILQTSHLTFERIDDQTYIILSEEEKAQKLKKLNQKKTEEGQVRKDIAKPELIASLATMAASLNQKEVEQNISGKVVDEESQAPLPGVNVLVKGTTIGTVTDIDGNYVLVAPDDATTLIFSLVGYLSREVEINGRSTVNIDMPVNVQELGEVVVTALGLEKDSRTLGYATATVAPEELTVNRTPNLMNALQGKVPGVNISSLGTGPGGTSKIRIRGQSSISGQNNPLIVVNGVPIDNSNFGTNPRGEDPNALGPTGSGITSDGGDGLSSINPDDVESMTILKGAAAAALYGSRAKDGVIMITTKKRGERQGIGVTYNLNYTHESPLDFTDYQYEYGQGENGVRPTTPNPTSGQWSFGERFEPGMTQILFDGVEVPYVPVRDRIDKFFRNGQNLTNTISLASGGENGGFNLSISNLSSQGVVPNNEYQRNTINLGFDYDLSDKLKVSGSVNYSSEHNENPPNVGEQDNTIPVAVYNLANSMPLDLLDEKKYDANGNEFVYSRFRNRTNPYFTLAEQFQNVRRDRIFGNLALRYDLTDWLFVQGRVGQDYWSRDYDANNFPTGQASRPPAPEGFVNGMYSQESRRFREINGDFLVSGYREFGDIGFNLNLGGNMMYRRMDRNYVTVTDFVIRDLYTVQNGRVKDPIYGLSERGVNSLYGSAEVSFRDMLFLTGTLRNDWFSTLSAENRSIMYPSVSASYVFTESLNNSPEWLSFGKLRAAYAEVGSDTDVPPYSDVLFYDINANLFPSPSGALQPVGSISGTTVPNPNLRPMRSSEIEVGLETRMFNDRLGVDVAVYQKNTEDQIVQAQISDASGFVNTLINSGESETRGIEMLVNIVPVETDNFQWNFTFNGSYNKTEVLSLQTDTQGETITAGRHVFNGFLQHIVGQEMAQVAGFGYKRDEQGRIIYGGNGVALRTDDLITFGSALPNWVGGFTNSFNYRGINFSFLIDFKLGNTMLSGTNFNAIRHGLHKMTLEGREGGVVGEGVTESGEINNVATDAQTYWEVVRSKQLVEPAVYDGGYWKLRQISLGYDFTRFLPDNLPFRGLRLNFVANNVAILKKWVPNIDPESFGFTSDNLVGLESTGVPTTRGLGFNLNVKF from the coding sequence ATGAAAACAACCTTCTACAACACAAAACTGTGCTGGTGGCTGGCCCTGCTCTTACTTTTTCCTGCAGGCGGTAGCATAGCTCAGGCCCTGGCCTCCCATCAGCCGGTCAGTCACAACCGACAGGCAGAAGATTCCAGCAAACAGCTGGAACAGCTTATTGAATTACTACAACAGAAATACGACGCTTCTTTTTTGTACGAAAAGAAGAATGTGAAAGGCAAAACGGTCAATGTGCTACTTAACTTCAATGATGAGCTGGAAGTTAACCTCAAAAAGATATTGCAGACATCGCACCTTACTTTTGAAAGGATAGATGACCAGACCTACATTATATTGAGCGAAGAAGAAAAAGCTCAGAAACTAAAAAAGTTAAACCAGAAAAAGACTGAAGAAGGGCAGGTTCGTAAAGATATAGCTAAGCCTGAGCTCATCGCTTCTCTAGCTACTATGGCGGCTTCGCTTAACCAAAAAGAAGTGGAGCAGAATATTTCCGGAAAAGTGGTAGATGAGGAAAGTCAGGCGCCGCTGCCAGGAGTAAATGTACTGGTAAAAGGAACAACCATAGGTACAGTAACAGACATTGATGGTAATTATGTACTGGTAGCTCCTGATGATGCTACTACGCTTATTTTTTCGCTGGTAGGTTACCTCAGCAGAGAGGTGGAAATTAATGGCAGGTCAACAGTAAACATTGATATGCCCGTAAATGTGCAGGAACTCGGAGAAGTAGTGGTAACGGCACTAGGTTTGGAGAAAGATTCGCGTACGCTGGGTTATGCTACTGCTACTGTAGCTCCCGAAGAGTTAACGGTAAACCGTACGCCCAACCTGATGAATGCTTTGCAGGGCAAAGTGCCAGGTGTTAATATATCATCTTTAGGTACCGGACCGGGAGGAACCTCTAAAATTCGTATCCGGGGTCAATCTTCTATTTCTGGTCAGAACAATCCGCTGATAGTGGTTAATGGAGTGCCTATAGATAACTCTAATTTTGGTACTAACCCCCGGGGAGAAGACCCCAATGCGCTTGGCCCCACAGGTAGTGGTATTACCTCAGATGGTGGCGACGGTCTTAGCAGCATCAACCCCGACGATGTAGAGAGCATGACCATACTCAAAGGAGCTGCCGCGGCAGCACTTTATGGTTCTCGTGCCAAAGATGGGGTAATTATGATTACCACCAAGAAAAGAGGCGAGCGACAGGGAATAGGCGTTACCTACAATCTCAACTATACCCATGAAAGCCCATTGGACTTTACAGATTATCAGTATGAATACGGGCAGGGAGAAAATGGAGTACGACCTACCACACCTAATCCTACCTCAGGGCAGTGGTCTTTTGGTGAGCGCTTTGAACCCGGTATGACACAAATTCTTTTTGATGGGGTAGAGGTGCCTTATGTACCAGTAAGAGATAGAATAGACAAGTTTTTTAGAAACGGCCAGAACCTGACCAATACCATATCCCTTGCCAGTGGAGGAGAAAATGGAGGTTTCAATCTATCTATATCTAACTTGAGTAGTCAGGGAGTAGTGCCAAATAATGAGTATCAGCGTAATACCATTAACCTGGGTTTTGATTACGATCTGTCAGATAAACTTAAGGTTAGCGGTAGTGTCAATTACTCTAGTGAGCATAACGAAAATCCGCCTAACGTTGGAGAGCAGGATAATACCATTCCGGTAGCAGTCTATAATCTGGCGAACTCTATGCCCCTTGATCTGCTGGATGAGAAAAAGTACGATGCTAATGGTAATGAGTTTGTGTACTCTCGTTTCCGTAATCGTACCAATCCGTATTTTACCCTAGCGGAGCAATTTCAGAATGTAAGGCGCGATCGTATTTTCGGAAATCTGGCACTACGTTACGATCTTACAGACTGGCTGTTTGTACAGGGACGGGTAGGACAGGACTATTGGTCAAGAGACTATGATGCTAACAACTTTCCTACCGGACAGGCTTCTCGCCCTCCTGCGCCAGAAGGTTTTGTCAATGGTATGTACTCTCAGGAGTCGCGTCGTTTCAGAGAAATCAACGGAGACTTTTTGGTATCAGGTTATCGTGAGTTCGGAGATATAGGTTTCAACCTTAATCTGGGTGGGAATATGATGTATCGCCGTATGGACAGGAATTATGTTACCGTCACCGACTTTGTGATCAGAGATTTGTATACCGTCCAAAATGGCAGGGTAAAAGATCCTATTTACGGGCTGAGTGAACGAGGGGTCAACTCCCTTTACGGTTCAGCAGAAGTATCCTTCCGGGATATGCTGTTCCTTACCGGTACACTTAGAAATGACTGGTTCTCTACCTTATCCGCAGAAAACCGTAGCATTATGTATCCATCAGTTTCTGCCAGCTATGTCTTTACCGAAAGCCTGAACAACAGCCCTGAATGGCTCAGCTTTGGTAAGTTAAGAGCAGCATATGCCGAAGTAGGTAGCGATACAGATGTTCCTCCTTATTCAGACGTGCTCTTTTACGATATTAATGCTAACCTCTTCCCTTCTCCCTCTGGCGCCTTGCAGCCCGTAGGCAGTATTAGTGGAACTACAGTGCCAAATCCGAACCTGAGACCTATGCGCTCCTCTGAAATAGAGGTCGGTCTGGAAACCCGTATGTTTAACGACCGTTTGGGCGTTGATGTAGCAGTGTATCAGAAGAATACCGAAGACCAGATTGTGCAGGCTCAAATATCTGATGCCTCAGGTTTTGTGAACACCTTGATCAATAGCGGGGAAAGTGAAACACGAGGAATAGAGATGCTGGTTAATATTGTACCTGTAGAGACTGATAATTTCCAGTGGAATTTCACATTCAACGGCTCATATAATAAAACTGAAGTACTGAGTTTGCAGACCGACACTCAGGGAGAGACTATTACGGCGGGCAGGCACGTATTTAATGGCTTTTTGCAGCACATTGTAGGTCAGGAAATGGCGCAGGTGGCGGGTTTTGGTTACAAAAGGGATGAGCAGGGCCGAATTATTTACGGAGGTAATGGCGTAGCCCTCCGTACCGATGATCTGATCACCTTCGGGAGTGCACTGCCCAATTGGGTAGGAGGCTTTACCAACTCTTTTAACTACAGAGGAATCAATTTCTCTTTCCTTATAGATTTTAAGCTGGGTAATACCATGTTATCGGGTACCAACTTCAACGCGATTCGTCATGGTTTGCATAAAATGACTTTGGAAGGCAGAGAAGGTGGTGTAGTAGGTGAAGGGGTTACCGAAAGTGGAGAAATTAATAATGTAGCTACCGATGCGCAAACTTATTGGGAGGTTGTTCGCTCCAAGCAGTTAGTAGAGCCTGCCGTATATGACGGAGGTTACTGGAAGCTTCGCCAGATATCTCTGGGCTACGACTTTACTCGCTTCTTACCTGATAATCTGCCTTTCCGTGGGCTTAGACTTAACTTTGTAGCAAACAACGTAGCTATCCTCAAGAAATGGGTACCTAATATTGACCCTGAGTCATTTGGCTTTACCTCTGACAACCTGGTGGGGCTGGAGTCTACCGGGGTGCCTACTACAAGAGGACTGGGATTCAATCTTAATGTGAAATTCTAA
- a CDS encoding FecR family protein gives MKASYTLYDLLEDDSFQQYARQQDEDAYQQWKSWLEIHPEQKALAEEARQMIVGVKFKKQSLAPEVVDDAWESLNRKIDHQGGSKWGSIISFYHGLAATVSLLIVAMAAWWVLEASYHMRLQTDYGQTSSFVLPDGSEVTLNANSLLSYDIRNLQSAERQVMLSGEAFFHVIERSIQGDRHTFSVHTEEGGRVEVLGTSFNVHSRRNKTQVVLESGKVRFKTAQDATLLQPGEMVEYSETTRQVSKKTVQAEKFSAWKEQMLYFDDSPLTELAHLLEDNYGLQVVFHQQQLEGRKISGGVSARNLDVLLQALERLLQIDIKRDHDKLHFYSADA, from the coding sequence GTGAAAGCAAGCTATACATTGTACGACTTACTGGAAGATGACTCTTTTCAGCAATATGCCCGGCAGCAGGATGAAGATGCTTACCAGCAGTGGAAAAGCTGGCTGGAGATACATCCGGAGCAGAAAGCCCTTGCCGAAGAGGCCCGGCAGATGATAGTAGGTGTGAAGTTTAAAAAACAAAGTCTTGCTCCCGAAGTGGTAGATGATGCCTGGGAAAGTTTGAATCGTAAGATAGATCATCAGGGAGGAAGTAAGTGGGGTAGTATTATAAGCTTCTACCACGGACTGGCTGCAACAGTAAGCCTATTGATTGTTGCTATGGCTGCATGGTGGGTGCTGGAAGCCTCTTATCATATGCGTCTGCAAACTGACTATGGGCAAACCAGCTCTTTTGTGCTTCCCGACGGGTCAGAAGTAACGCTTAATGCAAACTCTTTACTCAGCTACGACATCAGAAACCTACAGAGTGCCGAACGGCAGGTGATGCTCAGCGGTGAAGCTTTCTTTCATGTGATAGAGCGAAGCATACAGGGAGACCGACATACGTTTAGTGTGCATACTGAAGAAGGTGGTAGGGTAGAAGTACTGGGTACATCTTTTAACGTGCATAGCCGGAGAAACAAAACGCAGGTAGTACTTGAAAGTGGTAAAGTAAGGTTTAAGACCGCCCAGGATGCTACACTGCTACAGCCAGGCGAAATGGTGGAGTATTCGGAAACTACCCGGCAGGTTTCTAAAAAGACGGTGCAGGCAGAAAAATTCAGTGCCTGGAAAGAGCAAATGCTCTACTTTGACGACAGCCCCCTAACGGAGCTTGCTCACCTTCTGGAAGATAACTACGGACTTCAGGTCGTATTTCATCAGCAGCAGCTGGAAGGCAGAAAGATAAGCGGTGGCGTATCTGCCAGAAATCTGGATGTACTACTGCAAGCCCTGGAAAGACTACTGCAAATTGACATAAAACGAGATCATGATAAGCTACATTTTTATTCAGCAGATGCTTAA
- a CDS encoding RNA polymerase sigma factor, translating into MAQADACIVDQHYWKSFLEGDRHAFSVLFKKYYNSLFQYAYRQSQDEEVAHECVQQLFFQLWNSRATISEAHNVKAYLFKALRSTLYKEKKYHQRFQQLEKINTREMCFSQEDLLLEEEADELRKKKMSQVLNGLPRRQREVIYLKYYEELSYQQIAQVLDMNYQSVVNLIHRAIQKLREEDELRSLVLLSLLLSLALISYLLII; encoded by the coding sequence ATGGCACAGGCAGATGCATGTATAGTAGATCAACACTACTGGAAAAGTTTTCTGGAAGGGGATAGGCATGCTTTTTCAGTGCTCTTTAAAAAATATTATAACTCTTTGTTTCAATATGCTTACCGGCAAAGCCAGGATGAAGAGGTGGCTCATGAGTGTGTACAGCAGCTATTTTTTCAGTTATGGAATAGCAGGGCAACTATTTCGGAAGCACATAACGTAAAAGCCTATCTTTTTAAAGCGCTGAGATCTACTCTTTATAAGGAGAAAAAATATCATCAACGTTTTCAGCAGCTAGAGAAAATCAACACCCGTGAGATGTGCTTCTCTCAGGAAGACCTGCTGTTGGAAGAAGAGGCTGATGAGCTACGCAAAAAGAAGATGAGCCAGGTACTGAACGGCCTGCCCAGGCGCCAGCGTGAGGTTATCTATCTTAAATATTATGAAGAACTGAGCTATCAGCAGATTGCTCAGGTGCTGGACATGAATTACCAATCGGTAGTAAACCTGATACACAGGGCCATCCAAAAACTCAGAGAGGAAGATGAGCTACGTTCGCTCGTACTATTGTCATTGCTACTCTCTTTAGCCCTGATAAGTTATTTGTTAATAATTTAG
- a CDS encoding amidase yields MNRRKFIQHSSLTAIALPVFSITACNTSSSTDKKASTDTSNAGKDEFELAEVSIDELQQSMERGERTAESITQLYLDRIQAIDQEGPQLNAIIEVNPDALSIARELDRERADGKVRGPLHGIPIVLKDNIDTADKMQTTAGALAMEGNIAPEDASIVAQLRAAGALIIGKANLSEWANFRSTRSSSGWSSRGGQTKNPYVLSRNPCGSSSGSGVAVSANLCVLAIGTETNGSIVCPSSTNGIVGIKPTIGLLSRSGIIPIAHSQDTAGPMARTVKDATIMLGTMTQVDEKDEAMQQSERKAHQDYTPYLKTDGLQNKRIGIWRGAMGFHEGVDALMEAAFEQMKRQGATLLDIEKIRPEESMGSAGFDVLLYEFKADLNKYLQQHPDAPLKSLEEIIAYNKENDSTAMPFFKQEILEMAQEKEGLDSKAYQEALDKVKRLNGAEGIDRIMAEHKLDAILAPTGGPAWPTDVVTGDHFLGGSSSPAAQAGYPNITVPVGFLHGLPVGISIFGKAWSEPQLISIAYAYEQISQHRQAPRFLSDIS; encoded by the coding sequence ATGAATCGCAGAAAGTTTATACAACATAGCAGCCTTACGGCTATCGCTTTGCCTGTTTTTAGTATTACCGCATGTAATACGTCTTCTTCAACCGACAAGAAGGCCTCAACCGATACCTCCAATGCTGGTAAGGATGAATTTGAACTGGCGGAAGTTAGCATAGATGAGCTTCAGCAAAGTATGGAAAGAGGTGAGCGCACTGCCGAAAGTATTACACAGCTTTATCTGGATCGTATACAGGCTATAGATCAGGAAGGCCCGCAGCTTAACGCTATTATTGAGGTAAACCCCGACGCGCTTTCAATCGCCAGGGAGCTTGACCGGGAAAGAGCCGATGGCAAAGTTCGAGGGCCGCTGCATGGTATTCCAATTGTGCTTAAAGATAATATAGATACTGCGGATAAAATGCAGACCACTGCCGGAGCACTGGCAATGGAAGGTAATATTGCCCCGGAAGATGCCAGCATAGTAGCTCAGCTGAGAGCCGCGGGTGCGCTTATTATTGGCAAGGCAAACCTTAGCGAGTGGGCAAACTTCCGCTCTACCCGATCATCCAGCGGATGGAGCAGCCGTGGCGGACAAACCAAAAACCCTTATGTACTGAGCCGTAACCCCTGTGGCAGCAGTTCGGGCTCTGGAGTAGCCGTTTCTGCTAACCTCTGTGTACTGGCTATAGGCACCGAAACCAATGGCTCTATCGTCTGCCCCTCTTCTACCAATGGCATCGTAGGGATTAAGCCTACCATCGGCCTGCTGAGCCGTAGCGGCATCATACCTATTGCCCACAGCCAGGATACCGCCGGCCCTATGGCACGCACAGTAAAAGACGCTACAATTATGCTGGGTACCATGACTCAGGTAGACGAAAAAGATGAGGCTATGCAGCAGTCTGAAAGAAAGGCTCACCAGGACTATACCCCTTACCTAAAGACAGATGGCCTGCAAAACAAACGCATAGGTATCTGGCGGGGGGCTATGGGCTTCCATGAAGGTGTAGACGCGCTGATGGAAGCTGCTTTTGAGCAGATGAAACGGCAGGGTGCTACATTGCTGGACATAGAAAAAATTCGTCCTGAAGAATCTATGGGCAGCGCTGGCTTTGATGTTCTGCTTTATGAGTTTAAGGCCGACCTCAACAAATATTTACAGCAACACCCCGACGCGCCACTGAAATCGCTAGAAGAAATCATCGCTTACAACAAAGAAAATGATAGTACTGCCATGCCTTTCTTTAAGCAGGAGATACTGGAGATGGCGCAGGAGAAAGAAGGACTGGACTCCAAAGCTTATCAGGAAGCTCTGGACAAGGTAAAACGGCTGAATGGCGCAGAAGGTATAGACAGAATTATGGCTGAGCACAAGCTAGACGCGATACTGGCCCCTACCGGAGGGCCGGCATGGCCTACCGATGTGGTAACAGGAGATCACTTTCTGGGTGGCAGCTCTTCTCCTGCCGCGCAGGCTGGCTACCCTAATATAACAGTGCCAGTCGGCTTTTTGCACGGGCTGCCTGTAGGCATTTCTATCTTTGGTAAAGCCTGGTCGGAGCCGCAACTTATTAGTATAGCATACGCTTATGAGCAGATTAGTCAGCACCGACAGGCTCCCCGATTTTTATCCGACATCTCTTAA